A single genomic interval of Terriglobales bacterium harbors:
- a CDS encoding tetratricopeptide repeat protein: MQSYTRHQLKEDKFQEVTRGALAQAQAHRQQLTLLGIVVLVLVLAGGAYGYWRSHQDEQASAELGKALTTYATPIRAAGALPDPNFPTYGSTAERDTEAAKQFQAVADKFPRTDSGKNALYMAAAAALDGGQYAEAESKFKKVAETGNKDLAALAKLGLASVYEATNRDQDAINIYNELIKKPTQSVSAQRAQFALADLYEHKDPAQAKRIYDQLALDKSPTVAQLAKQRQSAVKQ, from the coding sequence GTGCAGAGTTACACCCGTCATCAACTAAAGGAAGACAAATTTCAGGAAGTAACCCGTGGAGCCCTCGCACAGGCACAGGCGCATCGGCAGCAACTCACATTGCTTGGCATAGTCGTGCTCGTGTTGGTGCTTGCCGGCGGAGCCTATGGCTATTGGCGCAGCCATCAGGACGAGCAGGCCAGTGCAGAGTTGGGTAAGGCTCTGACAACCTATGCCACTCCTATCCGCGCGGCCGGAGCATTGCCGGATCCAAATTTCCCCACCTACGGCAGTACGGCTGAGCGCGACACAGAGGCAGCCAAGCAGTTCCAGGCGGTTGCAGATAAGTTCCCTCGTACCGATTCAGGAAAGAATGCCCTTTATATGGCGGCAGCGGCGGCGCTCGACGGCGGTCAATATGCCGAGGCTGAAAGCAAGTTCAAGAAGGTCGCAGAGACCGGCAACAAAGATTTGGCGGCGTTAGCCAAACTGGGACTAGCTTCGGTGTACGAGGCTACGAATCGGGATCAGGACGCGATCAACATTTACAACGAGCTAATCAAGAAGCCTACCCAATCGGTTTCCGCGCAACGCGCCCAGTTTGCGCTGGCCGACCTGTACGAACACAAGGACCCGGCACAAGCCAAGAGAATCTACGATCAGCTTGCCTTGGATAAATCGCCGACTGTTGCTCAGTTAGCAAAGCAGCGGCAGAGCGCGGTAAAGCAATAA
- a CDS encoding aldo/keto reductase, giving the protein MLSSVGIGTYLGEVDSATDHRYTEAVLAAIANGVNVIDSAINYRFQRSERSIGAAIKQMHAQRDELLICTKAGYLTYDGTVPADPRRYFIQEYIETGIVPREELVGGMHCMAPSYLKNQLERSRQNLGLETIDVFYIHNPEQQLGEVSRDTFHDRLRRAFVSLEGEVVANKIRVYGTATWNGYRQDRSAKDYLDLAQIVAIAREVGGDGHHFRAIQLPFNLGLPEAFTKDNQNIGARQVSLLTTARELGMAVFASASLLQGKLASRLPEVVRERMDCDTDPEAAIQFARSAPAVTSALVGMRRKEHVEANLKIAAKPLAKAEEWESLFQKQQ; this is encoded by the coding sequence TTGCTGTCCTCCGTGGGCATAGGTACATATCTCGGTGAAGTCGACTCCGCTACCGATCACCGCTACACCGAGGCCGTATTGGCGGCGATTGCGAACGGCGTGAACGTCATCGATTCCGCAATCAACTATCGTTTTCAGAGGTCTGAACGCAGCATCGGCGCGGCCATCAAGCAGATGCACGCGCAACGCGACGAGTTACTGATTTGCACGAAGGCGGGCTATCTGACCTACGACGGCACTGTGCCTGCGGACCCTCGACGCTATTTCATCCAGGAATACATCGAAACTGGCATCGTTCCACGTGAGGAGCTCGTTGGGGGAATGCACTGCATGGCGCCGTCCTATCTGAAGAATCAACTCGAGCGTTCGCGGCAGAATCTGGGACTCGAAACCATCGATGTGTTCTACATTCACAATCCGGAGCAGCAGCTAGGGGAAGTATCGCGCGACACGTTTCATGACCGCCTGCGCCGCGCATTTGTATCACTGGAAGGGGAGGTGGTCGCGAACAAGATTCGTGTCTACGGTACCGCAACGTGGAACGGCTACCGCCAGGATCGTAGTGCGAAAGACTATCTCGACTTGGCGCAGATTGTGGCCATTGCGCGCGAAGTTGGCGGCGATGGACACCATTTCCGCGCGATCCAATTGCCTTTCAATCTGGGACTGCCGGAGGCCTTCACGAAAGACAATCAGAACATTGGAGCGAGGCAGGTTTCGTTGCTGACTACCGCCCGCGAACTGGGCATGGCCGTGTTCGCCAGTGCCTCCCTGCTACAGGGGAAACTTGCATCACGGCTGCCGGAGGTCGTTCGCGAACGTATGGATTGTGACACCGATCCAGAAGCCGCGATTCAATTCGCGCGCTCAGCGCCTGCCGTGACAAGCGCACTGGTGGGAATGCGTCGCAAGGAACACGTGGAAGCGAATCTGAAGATCGCAGCAAAGCCGCTGGCGAAGGCAGAAGAGTGGGAGAGTTTGTTTCAAAAGCAGCAATGA